In Tachysurus vachellii isolate PV-2020 chromosome 10, HZAU_Pvac_v1, whole genome shotgun sequence, the following proteins share a genomic window:
- the hhat gene encoding protein-cysteine N-palmitoyltransferase HHAT isoform X2, producing METSVLPDWEMSLYWILSFTSHLYSFYQLHLFSKEHEESLEKEGQLEKGFLIQGSKKDAADFEWSFWTEWVWHSLLWSLIGHAVLSQFSSVWMPQMRKAILTVYGVLCAWWLLGLRGVAVLMLHLGISLAVAQLQNPALSWGCTLFLLSTLHISSTQDIQRGWYDSEENYYLLMFSIAMCLLRCVSFSLELCWSPLQDTQTNHDFSLLNFLTQLYDLVSYCFYHPLFYNGPIINYNHFSQQMKSAVCKVSLSVMLGQTLRVCLWWCLAELMIHFMYIHSIQNNETYLVVLPSWALGGLALALVQFFYVKYLVLYGVASLLMKLDGIEPPPLPRCVSTMNSFQGMWRHFDVGLYRWLISYVNSVESGFSGRNSHWPCVLGEGFYARLVLHCTSCAWVSVLFCTGWTGDGQKEDMKTV from the exons AGCATGAGGAGAGCTTGGAAAAAGAGGGGCAGCTTGAGAAAGGCTTCTTGATCCAGGGCAGTAAAAAG GATGCTGCTGATTTTGAGTGGAGTTTCTGGACTGAGTGGGTGTGGCATTCTCTCCTCTGGTCTCTTATTGGTCATGCTGTGTTGTCACAGTTTTCCAGTGTGTGGATGCCTCAG aTGAGAAAGGCCATCCTCACAGTGTATGGTGTTCTATGTGCCTGGTGGCTCCTTGGTTTGAGGGGCGTGGCCGTTCTGATGCTTCACCTAGGCATTTCATTGGCTGTCGCTCAGCTGCAGAACCCCGCCCTTTCCTGGGGCTGCACCCTCTTCCTGCTTTCTACGCTGCACATCAGCAGCacacaagatatacag CGAGGCTGGTACGACTCTGAGGAGAACTATTATCTCCTGATGTTCAGCATTGCAATGTGTTTGTTACGCTGTGTCAGCTTCAGCCTGGAGCTGTGCTGGAGCCCCCTGcaggacacacaaacaaatcacgATTTCTCTTTGCTGAACTTTCTAACACAACTCTACGACCTTGTCTCATATTGTTTCTATCATCCACTGTTCTACAACGGACCCATCATTAACTACAACCATTTCAGCCAACAG atGAAGAGTGCAGTGTGTAAAGTGTCACTCTCCGTGATGCTGGGCCAaactttgcgtgtgtgtttgtggtggtgtTTAGCTGAGCTCATGATCCACTTCATGTACATTCATAGCATCCAGAACAACGAGACCTACCTTGTAGTTCTCCCATCCTGGGCtctgg GAGGCCTGGCCCTGGCTCTCGTACAGTTTTTCTATGTGAAGTATTTGGTGTTGTATGGTGTTGCATCTCTGCTGATGAAGTTGGATGGTATTGAGCCTCCTCCTCTGCCCCGTTGTGTGAGCACCATGAATAGCTTCCAAGGGATGTggag GCACTTTGATGTGGGGCTATACAGATGGCTCATcag CTATGTTAATTCTGTCGAATCTGGTTTTTCTGGGAGGAATTCACATTGGCCGTGTGTATTGGGAGAGGGTTTTTATGCAAG GCTGGTCCTCCATTGCACTTCCTGTGCTTGGGTGTCTGTACTGTTTTGCACAGGTTGGACTGGAGATGGACAGAAAGAAGACATGAAGACTGTATGA
- the hhat gene encoding protein-cysteine N-palmitoyltransferase HHAT isoform X1, which produces METSVLPDWEMSLYWILSFTSHLYSFYQLHLFSKEHEESLEKEGQLEKGFLIQGSKKDAADFEWSFWTEWVWHSLLWSLIGHAVLSQFSSVWMPQMRKAILTVYGVLCAWWLLGLRGVAVLMLHLGISLAVAQLQNPALSWGCTLFLLSTLHISSTQDIQRGWYDSEENYYLLMFSIAMCLLRCVSFSLELCWSPLQDTQTNHDFSLLNFLTQLYDLVSYCFYHPLFYNGPIINYNHFSQQMKSAVCKVSLSVMLGQTLRVCLWWCLAELMIHFMYIHSIQNNETYLVVLPSWALGGLALALVQFFYVKYLVLYGVASLLMKLDGIEPPPLPRCVSTMNSFQGMWRHFDVGLYRWLIRYVYIPLGGSQHGLFHKLISMAMTFSFVCLWHGCHDYLQCWALLNCVCVILENSITHFLCWPPLHSAIACSLSSSMRRRGLALISAFSTAMLILSNLVFLGGIHIGRVYWERVFMQGWSSIALPVLGCLYCFAQVGLEMDRKKT; this is translated from the exons AGCATGAGGAGAGCTTGGAAAAAGAGGGGCAGCTTGAGAAAGGCTTCTTGATCCAGGGCAGTAAAAAG GATGCTGCTGATTTTGAGTGGAGTTTCTGGACTGAGTGGGTGTGGCATTCTCTCCTCTGGTCTCTTATTGGTCATGCTGTGTTGTCACAGTTTTCCAGTGTGTGGATGCCTCAG aTGAGAAAGGCCATCCTCACAGTGTATGGTGTTCTATGTGCCTGGTGGCTCCTTGGTTTGAGGGGCGTGGCCGTTCTGATGCTTCACCTAGGCATTTCATTGGCTGTCGCTCAGCTGCAGAACCCCGCCCTTTCCTGGGGCTGCACCCTCTTCCTGCTTTCTACGCTGCACATCAGCAGCacacaagatatacag CGAGGCTGGTACGACTCTGAGGAGAACTATTATCTCCTGATGTTCAGCATTGCAATGTGTTTGTTACGCTGTGTCAGCTTCAGCCTGGAGCTGTGCTGGAGCCCCCTGcaggacacacaaacaaatcacgATTTCTCTTTGCTGAACTTTCTAACACAACTCTACGACCTTGTCTCATATTGTTTCTATCATCCACTGTTCTACAACGGACCCATCATTAACTACAACCATTTCAGCCAACAG atGAAGAGTGCAGTGTGTAAAGTGTCACTCTCCGTGATGCTGGGCCAaactttgcgtgtgtgtttgtggtggtgtTTAGCTGAGCTCATGATCCACTTCATGTACATTCATAGCATCCAGAACAACGAGACCTACCTTGTAGTTCTCCCATCCTGGGCtctgg GAGGCCTGGCCCTGGCTCTCGTACAGTTTTTCTATGTGAAGTATTTGGTGTTGTATGGTGTTGCATCTCTGCTGATGAAGTTGGATGGTATTGAGCCTCCTCCTCTGCCCCGTTGTGTGAGCACCATGAATAGCTTCCAAGGGATGTggag GCACTTTGATGTGGGGCTATACAGATGGCTCATcag GTATGTGTACATTCCTTTGGGAGGTTCTCAGCATGGGCTTTTCCATAAGCTTATCTCCATGGCGATGACGTtcagctttgtgtgtttgtggcacGGTTGCCATGACTACCTGCAGTGCTGGGCCCTgctcaactgtgtgtgtgtgatattagaGAACAgcatcacacactttctctgctGGCCTCCTCTTCATTCTGCCATT GCATGTTCTCTGTCATCGTCCatgaggaggcgtggccttgcGCTTATCTCTGCTTTTTCCACAGCTATGTTAATTCTGTCGAATCTGGTTTTTCTGGGAGGAATTCACATTGGCCGTGTGTATTGGGAGAGGGTTTTTATGCAAG GCTGGTCCTCCATTGCACTTCCTGTGCTTGGGTGTCTGTACTGTTTTGCACAGGTTGGACTGGAGATGGACAGAAAGAAGACATGA